From Drosophila nasuta strain 15112-1781.00 chromosome X, ASM2355853v1, whole genome shotgun sequence, one genomic window encodes:
- the LOC132795205 gene encoding B-cell CLL/lymphoma 7 protein family member A yields the protein MSRSVRAETRSRAKDDIKRVMQAVDKVRHWEKKWVTISDTTMKIYKWVPISSNSEKKSKLQLNNKISDKENSQKGTPTPPQITPSYAGLTADDSNTCFSVVSDSQGADFVSSMPFSEDSNSQGSDGPVKRLKTSD from the exons ATGTCGCGAAGTGTGCGCGCCGAGACACGCAGCCGGGCCAAGGATGACATCAAGCGGGTAATGCAGGCCGTGGACAAGGTGCGGCACTGGGAGAAGAAATGGGTTACGATCAGCGATACCACGATGAAAATCTACAAATGGGTTCCGATCTCTTCGAACAGTGAGAAGAAATCGAAGTTACAGCTTAACAATAAGATCAGCGACAAGGAGAACTCACAGAAAGGCACGCCCACACCACCTCAAATAACGCCCAGTTATGCCGGTTTAACTGCCGATGATTCAAATACTT GTTTTTCGGTGGTGAGTGATAGCCAAGGAGCCGATTTTGTGTCCAGCATGCCCTTCTCGGAGGACTCCAATTCTCAAGGCAGCGACGGGCCAGTGAAGCGTCTGAAAACGAGTGATTAG